A single window of bacterium DNA harbors:
- the treY gene encoding malto-oligosyltrehalose synthase, whose protein sequence is MRIPVSTYRLQLTPSFGFKEAREVVEYLSQLGISDIYVSPIFKAKKGSLHGYDVVDPHQLNPELGSMKDFEELTQEVKRHAMGWIQDFVPNHMAFDSENQMLMHVLENGQSSEYFDFFDIEWVHPYEASISGRILAPFLGGLYGVTLEKRKIQLRYDAQGFTINYYDFKFPLRIESYARVLTHDHGLGKLRKKLGRSHSDYIKLLGVLYVLKTISSKEDAGERSDQVTFVKGMLWEIYTQNADVKEAIDNNITALNGKSGDPESFNSLDDLLSEQLFRLSFWKVANEEINYRRFFNINELISLRMEEKHVFTRFHSLILGLLKDEKFTGLRVDHLDGLYDPAHYLERLREERGDTYLVVEKILSLDEELLSSWPIQGTTGYDFLNHLNELFCDRRNVNKFQEIYSGFTGLNIPYEKILYEKKRLIIEKNMAGDVDGLARLLKRISIKDRYGSDITLNSLKKAIVELLALFPIYRTYISYHVFNVTDRRYISETISKARKKEPDLVYEFNFIEQFLLLAFRDSQTDEEKKEWINFTMRFQQLTGPLMAKGLEDTTFYVYNRLLSLNEVGGDPSRFGITREEFHNFAGKRAHLWPYSLNATATHDTKRGEDARARINVLSEIPDEWEKKIREWSKINRSRKCRSSNGHIPIPDRNDEYFLYQSLIGAFPFDSNEYPNLVERVKNYIIKAIREAKVHTAWIEPDTEYEQCFCSFIDQILEPSEQNRFLEDFLAFQKKIAFYGVFNSLSETLIKITFPGVPDFYQGTELWDFSFVDPDNRRPVDFQKRKKFLQKIREVRENDSLDFIHELLAAKEDGRIKLFLIFRALRARWQMRDVFRQGEYLPLKTGGKLQDHIVAFARRVPPPEDEPETVNNSVPRKAHPWAITVTPRFLTSLVGEGEFPLGCRVWDDTYLTFPKGSPSLWKDAITGQIIKSGQNLLIGDILQHFPGALLISGEEG, encoded by the coding sequence ATGCGAATCCCGGTATCCACCTATCGGCTGCAATTGACTCCCTCCTTTGGCTTCAAGGAAGCCAGAGAGGTGGTAGAGTATCTTTCACAGCTTGGGATTTCAGATATTTATGTTTCTCCGATCTTTAAGGCCAAAAAAGGGTCTCTTCACGGCTATGATGTAGTCGATCCTCATCAACTCAATCCTGAGCTTGGAAGCATGAAAGATTTCGAGGAGCTTACCCAGGAGGTCAAAAGGCACGCGATGGGCTGGATCCAGGATTTTGTCCCGAACCATATGGCCTTTGACAGCGAGAATCAAATGCTCATGCATGTCCTGGAGAATGGCCAAAGCTCGGAATACTTTGACTTTTTCGATATCGAATGGGTCCATCCCTATGAAGCGAGCATCAGTGGCCGGATACTGGCGCCATTTTTGGGAGGATTATATGGCGTGACCCTGGAAAAGAGAAAAATACAGCTCAGATATGATGCGCAAGGTTTTACAATTAATTACTACGACTTCAAATTTCCCCTTCGGATAGAGTCATACGCACGGGTGTTGACTCATGATCATGGGCTGGGAAAGCTGAGAAAGAAACTTGGAAGGTCTCATTCGGATTATATCAAGCTCCTTGGCGTTCTCTATGTTCTCAAAACCATCTCCTCGAAAGAGGATGCCGGTGAGCGATCCGACCAGGTCACCTTCGTTAAAGGAATGCTGTGGGAAATCTATACCCAAAATGCAGATGTCAAAGAGGCTATTGATAATAATATCACGGCCTTGAATGGAAAGAGCGGAGATCCTGAAAGTTTCAATTCCCTCGATGATTTGCTTTCAGAGCAATTGTTCAGGCTGTCCTTCTGGAAAGTGGCTAATGAGGAAATAAATTATCGAAGATTTTTCAACATTAATGAACTGATCTCCCTGAGAATGGAGGAAAAGCATGTTTTCACCCGCTTTCATTCACTCATCCTGGGCCTGCTGAAGGATGAAAAGTTTACCGGGTTGAGAGTGGACCATCTTGACGGCTTATACGATCCGGCGCATTATCTGGAGAGATTGAGAGAGGAGAGAGGGGATACTTACCTGGTGGTCGAAAAGATTCTTAGTCTGGACGAGGAACTCCTCTCCTCCTGGCCGATCCAGGGAACAACAGGGTATGATTTTCTGAATCATCTTAATGAGCTTTTTTGCGATAGGAGAAACGTAAATAAGTTTCAGGAGATATACTCTGGCTTTACCGGCTTGAACATCCCGTATGAAAAGATCCTCTATGAAAAAAAGCGGCTGATCATCGAGAAAAATATGGCCGGGGATGTGGATGGGCTTGCCCGGCTCCTGAAGAGAATTTCCATTAAGGATAGATATGGAAGTGATATCACCCTTAACAGCCTCAAGAAAGCCATTGTGGAGCTTCTGGCCCTTTTTCCGATTTACCGGACCTACATCAGCTACCATGTTTTTAACGTAACCGATCGCCGGTACATCAGTGAGACAATCAGCAAGGCACGGAAAAAAGAGCCTGACCTTGTGTATGAATTTAATTTTATTGAGCAGTTTCTCCTTCTGGCTTTCAGGGATTCCCAGACCGATGAGGAGAAGAAGGAATGGATCAACTTTACCATGAGATTTCAGCAGCTGACTGGTCCACTGATGGCCAAGGGTCTCGAAGATACCACCTTTTATGTCTATAACCGGCTTCTGTCCCTCAATGAGGTCGGAGGCGATCCAAGCAGATTCGGTATCACCAGAGAGGAATTTCACAATTTTGCCGGTAAGAGGGCTCACCTTTGGCCTTATTCGCTGAATGCCACTGCGACCCATGATACCAAACGGGGTGAAGACGCCAGGGCGAGAATCAATGTTCTGTCCGAAATACCCGATGAGTGGGAAAAGAAGATCAGGGAATGGAGTAAGATCAATAGATCCAGGAAGTGCCGGTCGAGCAACGGCCATATCCCTATTCCCGACCGAAACGACGAGTATTTTCTCTATCAGTCCCTCATCGGGGCCTTTCCCTTTGACAGCAATGAGTATCCGAACCTGGTCGAGCGGGTAAAAAACTACATCATCAAGGCCATCAGGGAAGCCAAGGTCCATACCGCCTGGATAGAACCGGATACCGAGTACGAACAGTGTTTCTGTTCCTTTATTGACCAGATTCTGGAACCATCGGAGCAGAACCGGTTCCTGGAGGATTTTTTGGCATTTCAGAAAAAGATAGCTTTCTATGGGGTATTCAATTCCCTCTCGGAGACGCTGATCAAAATAACCTTTCCTGGCGTACCTGACTTCTATCAGGGAACGGAACTGTGGGATTTCAGTTTTGTCGATCCCGATAACCGCCGGCCTGTAGACTTCCAGAAGAGAAAGAAATTTTTACAGAAGATCAGGGAGGTGAGGGAGAATGACAGTCTGGACTTCATCCATGAGCTCCTGGCAGCCAAAGAGGATGGAAGGATCAAGCTCTTTCTGATCTTCCGGGCACTCAGGGCAAGATGGCAGATGCGGGATGTCTTCCGGCAGGGGGAATATCTTCCCCTGAAGACGGGAGGGAAATTGCAGGACCATATTGTGGCTTTCGCCAGGAGGGTGCCACCACCTGAGGACGAGCCCGAAACGGTGAATAATAGTGTGCCACGGAAAGCGCATCCCTGGGCCATAACTGTCACCCCAAGGTTCTTGACTTCGCTGGTCGGTGAGGGGGAATTCCCCTTGGGCTGTAGGGTGTGGGATGATACCTATCTTACCTTTCCAAAGGGGAGCCCATCCTTATGGAAGGATGCCATAACCGGCCAGATAATCAAAAGCGGGCAAAACCTGCTGATAGGGGATATCCTTCAGCACTTTCCCGGAGCTCTGCTCATCAGCGGGGAGGAAGGATAA
- a CDS encoding isochorismatase family cysteine hydrolase gives MAGKALLIIDMLNDFVKEGAPLEVPETRRVIPVIQEETAKAHREEYPVIYVCDSHEPDDQEFKRFGWPAHAVRGTAGAQVVDELQPSSGDLIVEKTTYSGFYNTGLDNMLKTLGVDTLRLTGCVTHICVMFTASDAVLRGYAVEVVRRGVAGLAPEDHEAALRIMNRVLGAAIV, from the coding sequence ATGGCCGGAAAAGCATTGCTGATCATTGATATGCTCAATGATTTTGTGAAAGAGGGAGCACCTCTTGAGGTTCCTGAAACCAGAAGAGTAATACCGGTGATTCAGGAGGAGACAGCAAAAGCTCATCGGGAAGAGTATCCGGTAATCTATGTCTGTGATTCTCATGAGCCTGATGATCAGGAGTTTAAACGCTTTGGCTGGCCTGCACATGCTGTCAGAGGCACAGCCGGGGCTCAGGTGGTCGATGAGTTACAGCCTTCCTCCGGTGATCTGATTGTCGAAAAAACCACCTATTCGGGCTTCTATAACACCGGACTCGATAACATGCTGAAAACCCTTGGCGTGGATACCCTTCGGCTCACCGGATGTGTTACTCATATCTGCGTCATGTTTACGGCCTCGGATGCAGTGCTTCGGGGCTACGCTGTCGAAGTGGTCAGAAGGGGAGTGGCCGGCCTTGCTCCGGAAGACCATGAGGCAGCCCTGCGAATTATGAACAGGGTATTGGGTGCAGCCATAGTCTGA
- the argB gene encoding acetylglutamate kinase, giving the protein MEKLIEKAGILIEALPYIKNFYGKTFVIKYGGAAQTEAALKETFAQDVVLLNYIGINTVIVHGGGPRISEMMKKMGKVPNFIHGHRVTDGETADIVEMVLSGLVNKEIITLINRHGGKAVGLTGKDGGLVGAVKKVIRRPSLETGDEEIIDLGYVGEVNRVNPEVIINLKQNGFIPVIAPVGVSDDGQTLNINADDMAASLASALRAEKLILLTDVPGILDQEGKIISTMKQNEVEKLIQDGTISGGMIPKIRACVEAVNSQVKKIHIVDGRISHCLLLEIFTQQGVGTEIVN; this is encoded by the coding sequence ATGGAAAAACTGATTGAGAAGGCGGGAATATTGATTGAGGCCCTGCCTTACATCAAAAATTTTTATGGGAAAACCTTTGTCATTAAGTATGGCGGTGCTGCCCAGACTGAAGCAGCCTTGAAAGAAACCTTTGCTCAGGATGTGGTCCTGCTCAACTACATTGGTATCAATACCGTCATCGTTCACGGCGGCGGTCCCCGGATATCCGAAATGATGAAGAAAATGGGCAAGGTGCCCAATTTTATTCATGGGCATCGGGTTACTGACGGAGAGACGGCTGATATTGTTGAGATGGTCTTGAGCGGTCTGGTCAATAAGGAAATTATTACCCTGATCAACCGTCACGGCGGAAAGGCCGTAGGGCTGACCGGAAAAGATGGTGGCCTTGTCGGAGCGGTCAAGAAGGTTATCAGAAGACCTTCACTGGAAACCGGCGATGAAGAAATCATCGATCTTGGCTATGTCGGTGAAGTGAACAGGGTGAACCCTGAAGTTATTATCAACCTCAAACAAAATGGTTTCATCCCGGTTATCGCGCCGGTTGGGGTGAGTGATGATGGACAGACCCTGAATATCAACGCCGATGATATGGCTGCATCTCTTGCTTCGGCTCTCAGGGCTGAAAAGCTGATTCTGCTGACCGACGTCCCCGGAATTCTTGATCAGGAAGGAAAGATTATCTCGACCATGAAGCAGAATGAGGTAGAAAAGCTTATTCAGGATGGGACAATTTCCGGGGGAATGATACCCAAGATCCGGGCCTGTGTTGAAGCCGTCAACAGTCAGGTAAAAAAAATCCATATCGTAGACGGCAGGATATCTCATTGTCTGCTTCTTGAGATATTCACCCAACAGGGGGTAGGGACAGAGATCGTGAATTGA
- a CDS encoding DUF481 domain-containing protein, protein MISKRLASTGILLFMFFLPARLPLSAESSRKPDEPKSGQQDQKPQYWTLRYDLEYRKDTGNTSSFDLRTGFDLSMKRPEDDLHLTSSYAKGKTDGEISADRMDLQAKYNRLVTKSTYVMAFLLYEQDKTRDIGRRWQIGPTVGKRFYDTPELFLSSDVGPIWDETRSAPNGHVDLEASLKGLWNIDLSYIPFADVKFEQRIRSTIGLKTADDSEETGDSKETAFEINSETSVYIPVYQRLFLKLSLIDHYNSQPQPDLKENDLSLVTSFSYLTHF, encoded by the coding sequence ATGATTTCAAAAAGGCTTGCCTCGACCGGCATTCTCCTGTTCATGTTTTTCCTTCCGGCACGGCTGCCCCTGTCTGCTGAATCCAGCCGGAAACCTGATGAACCCAAATCCGGACAGCAGGACCAAAAACCCCAATACTGGACACTGCGGTACGATCTTGAATACCGGAAGGACACTGGTAATACCAGCAGCTTTGACCTGCGGACAGGATTCGACCTGAGCATGAAAAGGCCAGAGGATGATCTGCACCTGACTTCCTCCTATGCCAAGGGAAAGACTGACGGTGAGATATCAGCGGACAGGATGGACCTTCAGGCCAAGTACAACCGCCTGGTCACCAAGAGCACCTATGTGATGGCTTTTCTCCTGTACGAGCAGGACAAAACCAGGGATATCGGGAGACGATGGCAGATCGGCCCGACTGTCGGGAAAAGGTTTTATGATACTCCAGAGCTTTTTTTATCCAGCGATGTGGGCCCTATCTGGGATGAAACCAGGAGCGCACCGAATGGCCACGTGGACCTGGAAGCATCATTAAAAGGCCTGTGGAATATCGACCTCTCCTATATTCCCTTTGCTGATGTGAAGTTTGAGCAAAGGATCCGTTCGACTATTGGTTTAAAGACAGCCGATGATTCGGAGGAAACCGGTGATTCAAAGGAAACCGCTTTCGAAATCAATTCGGAAACGAGTGTTTATATTCCAGTCTATCAAAGACTGTTCCTGAAATTGAGCCTGATTGACCATTATAACAGCCAGCCTCAGCCGGATCTCAAGGAAAACGACCTGTCTCTCGTCACTTCATTCTCATACCTGACCCATTTTTGA